In Musa acuminata AAA Group cultivar baxijiao chromosome BXJ2-3, Cavendish_Baxijiao_AAA, whole genome shotgun sequence, the following proteins share a genomic window:
- the LOC135584611 gene encoding regulator of telomere elongation helicase 1 homolog isoform X3 translates to MPTYKIRGVDVDFPFDAYDCQIVYMEKVIRSLQEGCNALLESPTGTGKTLCLLCATLAWRKTFGDFLTSANEERSNFSLSHSSGSQSAENGQTNYPAIIYTSRTHSQLKQVIRELKTSNYRPKMAVLGSREQMCIHDEVRLLRGRAQNNACHYLCKKRLCPHQPGVSEYMKKHHELGNEPFDIEDLVNTGRTMGLCPYYISRELHKVVDILFAPYNYLIDPGNRRSLSGIQWNNAVLIFDEAHNLESICADAASFDLPSGYLTACISEAKQCVDLCIKRRVIEKSADKEFDPENYAILRALLLKLETRIAEVAIESRELGFTRPGDYIYEFLSDLNITYETANMLIDTIDNAALLLEEGNTSGAGTGIKMKGAVCRLESIRNMLNIIFRDGGKDHAKFYRFHVQESQLSITDSLKGKVSRTLSWWCFNPGLAMQQFERLGVCSIILTSGTLSPLDSFALELNLEFPVRLENPHVITPNQVWVGVVPSGPSSQPFNSSYKNRDSLQYKQELGNSIVNFARIVPDGLLVFFPSYYMMDQCIECWKDMGHASSSDFSTIWERICKYKQPIIEPKQSSLFPRAIEDFESKIRDNTTSGAIFFAVCRGKVSEGLDFADRAGRAVVVTGLPFSTKTDPKVRLKRDYLDHYATSQKKQSKVLTGEEWYVQQAARAVNQAVGRVIRHCHDYGAIVFCDERFSQQNWQCQMSYWLRPHIKCYPKFGDVVFTLTRFFRDKDFCDLKPKLAKSCTKEKSLMPLEKTLSLKSITSLAPNTEHCSRKSLSSVLSTNTSSGFDHLGQIVPANRSSVSNELGFCSTLQRSVNHFCHKKRLPFKEGISKNIQYQDTVVVHLANDTSSSEQACEVAFAATSAKRPKTLEPVDNVECQKDTDSKWPADFGSSTSVRMTQHVHVVKETFQQPTSHKEKHNTSIPCTDKTSGSAFLMQVQEKLTVAEYKEFVGFMKALKSKTMKITPLLESIAKLFSSPGRFSLLERFKDFVPAKYHPIYEQLLRVHGTNNDV, encoded by the exons ATGCCCACGTACAAGATCAGGGGGGTCGATGTGGACTTTCCCTTCGACGCTTACGATTGCCAGATTGTTTACATGGAGAAGGTCATCCGATCTTTGCAGGAG GGATGCAATGCTTTGTTGGAAAGCCCTACAGGAACTGGAAAAACATTATGCCTTTTGTGTGCTACACTGGCTTGGAGGAAGACTTTTGGTGATTTTCTGACTAGTGCAAATGAAGAAAGGAGCAACTTCTCTTTGAGTCACTCCTCTGGTAGTCAATCAGCGGAGAATGGGCAAACTAATTACCCTGCCATCATATATACTTCAAGGACTCACAGCCAGCTTAAGCAAGTAATACGAGAACTTAAAACAAGCAATTACAG GCCAAAGATGGCAGTTTTAGGGTCTCGTGAACAGATGTGCATCCATGATGAGGTGCGTTTGCTACGAGGTAGAGCGCAAAACAATGCTTGCCATTATCTTTGCAAAAAGCGGTTATGCCCCCATCAACCTGGCGTTTCTG AGTACATGAAGAAACATCATGAACTTGGAAATGAGCCTTTTGACATCGAAGACTTGGTTAATACTGGGAGAACCATGGGGCT ATGCCCATATTACATATCTAGAGAGCTTCACAAGGTTGTTGATATTCTGTTTGCCCCTTACAACTATCTTATTGATCCTGGAAACCGGCGATCTTTATCAGGCATTCAGTGGAACAATGCAGTTCTTATATTTGATGAAGCACATAACCTG GAGAGTATATGTGCTGATGCAGCTTCATTCGACTTGCCTTCTGGTTACCTCACTGCTTGCATTTCTGAAGCAAAACAATGTGTTGACTTGTGTATTAAAAGGAGGGTAATTGAAAAATCAGCTGATAAAGAGTTTGACCCAGAAAATTATGCTATTCTCAGAG CTCTTCTACTGAAGCTTGAAACACGTATTGCTGAGGTGGCTATTGAGTCCAGAGAATTGGGTTTCACTCGACCTGGAGACTACATTTATGAGTTTCTCTCTGATCTGAACATCACATATGAGACAGCAAATATGCTTATTGATACGATTGACAATGCTGCTCTGCTTCTTGAGGAGG GGAATACGTCTGGGGCCGGAACAGGAATCAAAATGAAGGGGGCAGTCTGCAGGTTAGAGAGCATCAGGAATATGCTTAATATTATCTTCCGAGATGGTGGGAAGGATCATGCAAAATTTTATCGT TTTCATGTGCAGGAATCTCAACTAAGCATTACAGATTCTCTAAAAG GAAAGGTGTCAAGAACACTTAGTTGGTGGTGTTTTAACCCAGGGCTTGCCATGCAACAGTTTGAAAGGTTGGGTGTATGCTCTATCATACTGACATCTGGCACTTTGTCTCCTCTAGACTCGTTTGCCTTGGAGCTGAACTT AGAATTTCCAGTCAGGTTGGAGAATCCCCATGTTATAACTCCTAATCAAGTGTGGGTTGGAGTTGTGCCAAGTGGTCCATctagtcaaccatttaattcttcaTACAAAAATCGTGATTCTCTACAATATAAGCAAGAACTTGGTAATTCTATAG TTAATTTTGCTCGCATAGTGCCGGATGGCTtacttgtattcttcccttcataTTATATGATGGATCAGTGCATTGAATGCTGGAAAGATATG GGTCATGCAAGCTCAAGTGATTTCAGCACAATCTGGGAAAGAATTTGCAAATACAAACAACCTATTATAGAGCCCAAACAATCATCACTTTTTCCACGTGCAATTGAG GACTTTGAGTCAAAAATACGTGATAATACCACTTCGGGGGCCATATTTTTTGCAGTTTGTCGTGGCAAA GTTAGTGAAGGTCTTGATTTTGCTGACCGGGCTGGGAGAGCTGTGGTAGTTACTGGCCTGCCTTTTTCTACAAAGACTGATCCCAAG GTTCGTCTCAAGCGTGATTACTTGGATCACTATGCTACATCGCAAAAGAAACAATCTAAG GTTCTCACTGGCGAGGAGTGGTATGTCCAGCAAGCTGCAAGGGCTGTGAATCAGGCTGTTGGCCGTGTCATTAGACATTGCCATGATTATGGAGCAATTGTTTTCTGCGATGAAAG GTTTTCTCAACAAAATTGGCAGTGTCAAATGTCATACTGGCTCCGTCCTCATATCAAG TGCTATCCCAAGTTTGGGGATGTAGTTTTCACATTGACTAGATTCTTTCGAGACAAAGACTTTTGCGACTTGAAACCAAAACTAGCTAAAAGCTGCACTAAGG AGAAATCTTTGATGCCTCTGGAGAAGACCTTATCATTGAAGTCTATCACCTCCTTG GCGCCTAATACTGAACATTGCTCCAGAAAGTCACTGTCATCTGTGCTCTCAACTAACACAAGTAGTGGTTTTGATCATTTGGGGCAAATAGTTCCCGCCAACCGCTCATCGGTTTCTAATGAACTTGGGTTCTGCTCGACCTTGCAACGTTCAGTAAATCACTTCTGCCATAAGAAGAGATTACCATTCAAGGAAGGAATATCTAAAAATATTCAGTATCAGGATACTGTAGTGGTTCATTTGGCAAACGATACATCATCGAGTGAACAAGCATGTGAGGTTGCATTTGCAGCTACTTCTGCAAAAAGGCCTAAAACATTAGAACCGGTTGATAATGTTGAATGTCAAAAAGATACAGATTCAAAGTG GCCTGCAGATTTTGGGAGTTCTACCAGTGTTAGGATGACGCAACATGTTCACGTTGTGAAAGAAACTTTTCAGCAACCAACATCACATAAGGAGAAGCATAATACCTCTATACCTTGTACTGATAAAACTAGTGGTTCTGCTTTTCTAATGCAG
- the LOC135584611 gene encoding regulator of telomere elongation helicase 1 homolog isoform X2: protein MPTYKIRGVDVDFPFDAYDCQIVYMEKVIRSLQEGCNALLESPTGTGKTLCLLCATLAWRKTFGDFLTSANEERSNFSLSHSSGSQSAENGQTNYPAIIYTSRTHSQLKQVIRELKTSNYRPKMAVLGSREQMCIHDEVRLLRGRAQNNACHYLCKKRLCPHQPGVSEYMKKHHELGNEPFDIEDLVNTGRTMGLCPYYISRELHKVVDILFAPYNYLIDPGNRRSLSGIQWNNAVLIFDEAHNLESICADAASFDLPSGYLTACISEAKQCVDLCIKRRVIEKSADKEFDPENYAILRALLLKLETRIAEVAIESRELGFTRPGDYIYEFLSDLNITYETANMLIDTIDNAALLLEEGNTSGAGTGIKMKGAVCRLESIRNMLNIIFRDGGKDHAKFYRESQLSITDSLKGKVSRTLSWWCFNPGLAMQQFERLGVCSIILTSGTLSPLDSFALELNLEFPVRLENPHVITPNQVWVGVVPSGPSSQPFNSSYKNRDSLQYKQELGNSIVNFARIVPDGLLVFFPSYYMMDQCIECWKDMGHASSSDFSTIWERICKYKQPIIEPKQSSLFPRAIEDFESKIRDNTTSGAIFFAVCRGKVSEGLDFADRAGRAVVVTGLPFSTKTDPKVRLKRDYLDHYATSQKKQSKVLTGEEWYVQQAARAVNQAVGRVIRHCHDYGAIVFCDERFSQQNWQCQMSYWLRPHIKCYPKFGDVVFTLTRFFRDKDFCDLKPKLAKSCTKEQMFVAEKSLMPLEKTLSLKSITSLAPNTEHCSRKSLSSVLSTNTSSGFDHLGQIVPANRSSVSNELGFCSTLQRSVNHFCHKKRLPFKEGISKNIQYQDTVVVHLANDTSSSEQACEVAFAATSAKRPKTLEPVDNVECQKDTDSKWPADFGSSTSVRMTQHVHVVKETFQQPTSHKEKHNTSIPCTDKTSGSAFLMQVQEKLTVAEYKEFVGFMKALKSKTMKITPLLESIAKLFSSPGRFSLLERFKDFVPAKYHPIYEQLLRVHGTNNDV from the exons ATGCCCACGTACAAGATCAGGGGGGTCGATGTGGACTTTCCCTTCGACGCTTACGATTGCCAGATTGTTTACATGGAGAAGGTCATCCGATCTTTGCAGGAG GGATGCAATGCTTTGTTGGAAAGCCCTACAGGAACTGGAAAAACATTATGCCTTTTGTGTGCTACACTGGCTTGGAGGAAGACTTTTGGTGATTTTCTGACTAGTGCAAATGAAGAAAGGAGCAACTTCTCTTTGAGTCACTCCTCTGGTAGTCAATCAGCGGAGAATGGGCAAACTAATTACCCTGCCATCATATATACTTCAAGGACTCACAGCCAGCTTAAGCAAGTAATACGAGAACTTAAAACAAGCAATTACAG GCCAAAGATGGCAGTTTTAGGGTCTCGTGAACAGATGTGCATCCATGATGAGGTGCGTTTGCTACGAGGTAGAGCGCAAAACAATGCTTGCCATTATCTTTGCAAAAAGCGGTTATGCCCCCATCAACCTGGCGTTTCTG AGTACATGAAGAAACATCATGAACTTGGAAATGAGCCTTTTGACATCGAAGACTTGGTTAATACTGGGAGAACCATGGGGCT ATGCCCATATTACATATCTAGAGAGCTTCACAAGGTTGTTGATATTCTGTTTGCCCCTTACAACTATCTTATTGATCCTGGAAACCGGCGATCTTTATCAGGCATTCAGTGGAACAATGCAGTTCTTATATTTGATGAAGCACATAACCTG GAGAGTATATGTGCTGATGCAGCTTCATTCGACTTGCCTTCTGGTTACCTCACTGCTTGCATTTCTGAAGCAAAACAATGTGTTGACTTGTGTATTAAAAGGAGGGTAATTGAAAAATCAGCTGATAAAGAGTTTGACCCAGAAAATTATGCTATTCTCAGAG CTCTTCTACTGAAGCTTGAAACACGTATTGCTGAGGTGGCTATTGAGTCCAGAGAATTGGGTTTCACTCGACCTGGAGACTACATTTATGAGTTTCTCTCTGATCTGAACATCACATATGAGACAGCAAATATGCTTATTGATACGATTGACAATGCTGCTCTGCTTCTTGAGGAGG GGAATACGTCTGGGGCCGGAACAGGAATCAAAATGAAGGGGGCAGTCTGCAGGTTAGAGAGCATCAGGAATATGCTTAATATTATCTTCCGAGATGGTGGGAAGGATCATGCAAAATTTTATCGT GAATCTCAACTAAGCATTACAGATTCTCTAAAAG GAAAGGTGTCAAGAACACTTAGTTGGTGGTGTTTTAACCCAGGGCTTGCCATGCAACAGTTTGAAAGGTTGGGTGTATGCTCTATCATACTGACATCTGGCACTTTGTCTCCTCTAGACTCGTTTGCCTTGGAGCTGAACTT AGAATTTCCAGTCAGGTTGGAGAATCCCCATGTTATAACTCCTAATCAAGTGTGGGTTGGAGTTGTGCCAAGTGGTCCATctagtcaaccatttaattcttcaTACAAAAATCGTGATTCTCTACAATATAAGCAAGAACTTGGTAATTCTATAG TTAATTTTGCTCGCATAGTGCCGGATGGCTtacttgtattcttcccttcataTTATATGATGGATCAGTGCATTGAATGCTGGAAAGATATG GGTCATGCAAGCTCAAGTGATTTCAGCACAATCTGGGAAAGAATTTGCAAATACAAACAACCTATTATAGAGCCCAAACAATCATCACTTTTTCCACGTGCAATTGAG GACTTTGAGTCAAAAATACGTGATAATACCACTTCGGGGGCCATATTTTTTGCAGTTTGTCGTGGCAAA GTTAGTGAAGGTCTTGATTTTGCTGACCGGGCTGGGAGAGCTGTGGTAGTTACTGGCCTGCCTTTTTCTACAAAGACTGATCCCAAG GTTCGTCTCAAGCGTGATTACTTGGATCACTATGCTACATCGCAAAAGAAACAATCTAAG GTTCTCACTGGCGAGGAGTGGTATGTCCAGCAAGCTGCAAGGGCTGTGAATCAGGCTGTTGGCCGTGTCATTAGACATTGCCATGATTATGGAGCAATTGTTTTCTGCGATGAAAG GTTTTCTCAACAAAATTGGCAGTGTCAAATGTCATACTGGCTCCGTCCTCATATCAAG TGCTATCCCAAGTTTGGGGATGTAGTTTTCACATTGACTAGATTCTTTCGAGACAAAGACTTTTGCGACTTGAAACCAAAACTAGCTAAAAGCTGCACTAAGG AGCAAATGTTCGTGGCAGAGAAATCTTTGATGCCTCTGGAGAAGACCTTATCATTGAAGTCTATCACCTCCTTG GCGCCTAATACTGAACATTGCTCCAGAAAGTCACTGTCATCTGTGCTCTCAACTAACACAAGTAGTGGTTTTGATCATTTGGGGCAAATAGTTCCCGCCAACCGCTCATCGGTTTCTAATGAACTTGGGTTCTGCTCGACCTTGCAACGTTCAGTAAATCACTTCTGCCATAAGAAGAGATTACCATTCAAGGAAGGAATATCTAAAAATATTCAGTATCAGGATACTGTAGTGGTTCATTTGGCAAACGATACATCATCGAGTGAACAAGCATGTGAGGTTGCATTTGCAGCTACTTCTGCAAAAAGGCCTAAAACATTAGAACCGGTTGATAATGTTGAATGTCAAAAAGATACAGATTCAAAGTG GCCTGCAGATTTTGGGAGTTCTACCAGTGTTAGGATGACGCAACATGTTCACGTTGTGAAAGAAACTTTTCAGCAACCAACATCACATAAGGAGAAGCATAATACCTCTATACCTTGTACTGATAAAACTAGTGGTTCTGCTTTTCTAATGCAG
- the LOC135584611 gene encoding regulator of telomere elongation helicase 1 homolog isoform X1, which yields MPTYKIRGVDVDFPFDAYDCQIVYMEKVIRSLQEGCNALLESPTGTGKTLCLLCATLAWRKTFGDFLTSANEERSNFSLSHSSGSQSAENGQTNYPAIIYTSRTHSQLKQVIRELKTSNYRPKMAVLGSREQMCIHDEVRLLRGRAQNNACHYLCKKRLCPHQPGVSEYMKKHHELGNEPFDIEDLVNTGRTMGLCPYYISRELHKVVDILFAPYNYLIDPGNRRSLSGIQWNNAVLIFDEAHNLESICADAASFDLPSGYLTACISEAKQCVDLCIKRRVIEKSADKEFDPENYAILRALLLKLETRIAEVAIESRELGFTRPGDYIYEFLSDLNITYETANMLIDTIDNAALLLEEGNTSGAGTGIKMKGAVCRLESIRNMLNIIFRDGGKDHAKFYRFHVQESQLSITDSLKGKVSRTLSWWCFNPGLAMQQFERLGVCSIILTSGTLSPLDSFALELNLEFPVRLENPHVITPNQVWVGVVPSGPSSQPFNSSYKNRDSLQYKQELGNSIVNFARIVPDGLLVFFPSYYMMDQCIECWKDMGHASSSDFSTIWERICKYKQPIIEPKQSSLFPRAIEDFESKIRDNTTSGAIFFAVCRGKVSEGLDFADRAGRAVVVTGLPFSTKTDPKVRLKRDYLDHYATSQKKQSKVLTGEEWYVQQAARAVNQAVGRVIRHCHDYGAIVFCDERFSQQNWQCQMSYWLRPHIKCYPKFGDVVFTLTRFFRDKDFCDLKPKLAKSCTKEQMFVAEKSLMPLEKTLSLKSITSLAPNTEHCSRKSLSSVLSTNTSSGFDHLGQIVPANRSSVSNELGFCSTLQRSVNHFCHKKRLPFKEGISKNIQYQDTVVVHLANDTSSSEQACEVAFAATSAKRPKTLEPVDNVECQKDTDSKWPADFGSSTSVRMTQHVHVVKETFQQPTSHKEKHNTSIPCTDKTSGSAFLMQVQEKLTVAEYKEFVGFMKALKSKTMKITPLLESIAKLFSSPGRFSLLERFKDFVPAKYHPIYEQLLRVHGTNNDV from the exons ATGCCCACGTACAAGATCAGGGGGGTCGATGTGGACTTTCCCTTCGACGCTTACGATTGCCAGATTGTTTACATGGAGAAGGTCATCCGATCTTTGCAGGAG GGATGCAATGCTTTGTTGGAAAGCCCTACAGGAACTGGAAAAACATTATGCCTTTTGTGTGCTACACTGGCTTGGAGGAAGACTTTTGGTGATTTTCTGACTAGTGCAAATGAAGAAAGGAGCAACTTCTCTTTGAGTCACTCCTCTGGTAGTCAATCAGCGGAGAATGGGCAAACTAATTACCCTGCCATCATATATACTTCAAGGACTCACAGCCAGCTTAAGCAAGTAATACGAGAACTTAAAACAAGCAATTACAG GCCAAAGATGGCAGTTTTAGGGTCTCGTGAACAGATGTGCATCCATGATGAGGTGCGTTTGCTACGAGGTAGAGCGCAAAACAATGCTTGCCATTATCTTTGCAAAAAGCGGTTATGCCCCCATCAACCTGGCGTTTCTG AGTACATGAAGAAACATCATGAACTTGGAAATGAGCCTTTTGACATCGAAGACTTGGTTAATACTGGGAGAACCATGGGGCT ATGCCCATATTACATATCTAGAGAGCTTCACAAGGTTGTTGATATTCTGTTTGCCCCTTACAACTATCTTATTGATCCTGGAAACCGGCGATCTTTATCAGGCATTCAGTGGAACAATGCAGTTCTTATATTTGATGAAGCACATAACCTG GAGAGTATATGTGCTGATGCAGCTTCATTCGACTTGCCTTCTGGTTACCTCACTGCTTGCATTTCTGAAGCAAAACAATGTGTTGACTTGTGTATTAAAAGGAGGGTAATTGAAAAATCAGCTGATAAAGAGTTTGACCCAGAAAATTATGCTATTCTCAGAG CTCTTCTACTGAAGCTTGAAACACGTATTGCTGAGGTGGCTATTGAGTCCAGAGAATTGGGTTTCACTCGACCTGGAGACTACATTTATGAGTTTCTCTCTGATCTGAACATCACATATGAGACAGCAAATATGCTTATTGATACGATTGACAATGCTGCTCTGCTTCTTGAGGAGG GGAATACGTCTGGGGCCGGAACAGGAATCAAAATGAAGGGGGCAGTCTGCAGGTTAGAGAGCATCAGGAATATGCTTAATATTATCTTCCGAGATGGTGGGAAGGATCATGCAAAATTTTATCGT TTTCATGTGCAGGAATCTCAACTAAGCATTACAGATTCTCTAAAAG GAAAGGTGTCAAGAACACTTAGTTGGTGGTGTTTTAACCCAGGGCTTGCCATGCAACAGTTTGAAAGGTTGGGTGTATGCTCTATCATACTGACATCTGGCACTTTGTCTCCTCTAGACTCGTTTGCCTTGGAGCTGAACTT AGAATTTCCAGTCAGGTTGGAGAATCCCCATGTTATAACTCCTAATCAAGTGTGGGTTGGAGTTGTGCCAAGTGGTCCATctagtcaaccatttaattcttcaTACAAAAATCGTGATTCTCTACAATATAAGCAAGAACTTGGTAATTCTATAG TTAATTTTGCTCGCATAGTGCCGGATGGCTtacttgtattcttcccttcataTTATATGATGGATCAGTGCATTGAATGCTGGAAAGATATG GGTCATGCAAGCTCAAGTGATTTCAGCACAATCTGGGAAAGAATTTGCAAATACAAACAACCTATTATAGAGCCCAAACAATCATCACTTTTTCCACGTGCAATTGAG GACTTTGAGTCAAAAATACGTGATAATACCACTTCGGGGGCCATATTTTTTGCAGTTTGTCGTGGCAAA GTTAGTGAAGGTCTTGATTTTGCTGACCGGGCTGGGAGAGCTGTGGTAGTTACTGGCCTGCCTTTTTCTACAAAGACTGATCCCAAG GTTCGTCTCAAGCGTGATTACTTGGATCACTATGCTACATCGCAAAAGAAACAATCTAAG GTTCTCACTGGCGAGGAGTGGTATGTCCAGCAAGCTGCAAGGGCTGTGAATCAGGCTGTTGGCCGTGTCATTAGACATTGCCATGATTATGGAGCAATTGTTTTCTGCGATGAAAG GTTTTCTCAACAAAATTGGCAGTGTCAAATGTCATACTGGCTCCGTCCTCATATCAAG TGCTATCCCAAGTTTGGGGATGTAGTTTTCACATTGACTAGATTCTTTCGAGACAAAGACTTTTGCGACTTGAAACCAAAACTAGCTAAAAGCTGCACTAAGG AGCAAATGTTCGTGGCAGAGAAATCTTTGATGCCTCTGGAGAAGACCTTATCATTGAAGTCTATCACCTCCTTG GCGCCTAATACTGAACATTGCTCCAGAAAGTCACTGTCATCTGTGCTCTCAACTAACACAAGTAGTGGTTTTGATCATTTGGGGCAAATAGTTCCCGCCAACCGCTCATCGGTTTCTAATGAACTTGGGTTCTGCTCGACCTTGCAACGTTCAGTAAATCACTTCTGCCATAAGAAGAGATTACCATTCAAGGAAGGAATATCTAAAAATATTCAGTATCAGGATACTGTAGTGGTTCATTTGGCAAACGATACATCATCGAGTGAACAAGCATGTGAGGTTGCATTTGCAGCTACTTCTGCAAAAAGGCCTAAAACATTAGAACCGGTTGATAATGTTGAATGTCAAAAAGATACAGATTCAAAGTG GCCTGCAGATTTTGGGAGTTCTACCAGTGTTAGGATGACGCAACATGTTCACGTTGTGAAAGAAACTTTTCAGCAACCAACATCACATAAGGAGAAGCATAATACCTCTATACCTTGTACTGATAAAACTAGTGGTTCTGCTTTTCTAATGCAG